In the genome of Bradyrhizobium sp. CIAT3101, one region contains:
- a CDS encoding LysR family transcriptional regulator, with translation MLDQGHIDWDDFRFVLAIVRGGSVSAAAKQLGVDHATVIRRVDRLEKHLSAKLFDRRKTGYLLTEAGQRVADSAEAMESTIVANQEQVGGSVARLTGTVRIGAPDGFGTAFLAPRLAPFADRYPDLDLQLVATARLFSLSKREADIAISLTMPKEGRIVGRKLLDYRLGLYAAPTYLDRFPKIASREVLPQHRFVGYIEELLFTPELDYLPQVSPRISARFRSANLIAQLNATLSGFGIAVLPHFMASDYPQLVAVLPEEISITRTFWMLMHADSKDLARIRAVADYIGEIVERERALFAGR, from the coding sequence ATGCTGGATCAAGGTCACATCGATTGGGACGACTTTCGCTTCGTGCTGGCCATCGTGCGGGGCGGCTCGGTGTCGGCTGCGGCAAAACAGCTTGGCGTGGACCACGCCACGGTGATCCGCCGCGTCGACCGGTTGGAAAAGCACCTCTCGGCCAAGCTATTTGACCGCCGCAAGACCGGCTATCTCCTCACCGAGGCTGGCCAGCGCGTCGCCGATAGCGCCGAGGCGATGGAATCGACCATCGTCGCCAACCAGGAGCAGGTTGGCGGCTCGGTGGCGCGGCTGACCGGCACGGTGCGGATCGGTGCGCCCGACGGGTTCGGCACCGCTTTCCTGGCACCGCGGCTCGCGCCTTTTGCCGACCGCTATCCTGACCTCGATCTGCAACTTGTAGCCACCGCGCGACTGTTCAGTCTCTCCAAGCGCGAGGCTGATATCGCAATCAGCCTGACCATGCCGAAGGAAGGCCGCATCGTCGGCCGCAAGCTGCTGGATTATCGCCTCGGGCTCTATGCCGCCCCCACCTATCTCGATCGCTTCCCGAAGATCGCCTCGCGCGAGGTGCTGCCGCAGCATCGTTTCGTCGGCTACATCGAGGAGCTCCTGTTCACGCCGGAGCTCGACTATCTGCCGCAGGTATCCCCGCGCATCTCCGCGCGCTTCCGCAGCGCCAATCTGATCGCGCAACTCAATGCGACGCTGTCAGGCTTCGGCATAGCGGTGCTGCCGCATTTCATGGCGAGCGACTATCCGCAGCTTGTCGCGGTGCTGCCGGAAGAGATCTCGATCACGCGGACGTTCTGGATGCTGATGCACGCCGACAGCAAGGATCTCGCGCGGATCCGGGCGGTGGCGGATTACATCGGCGAGATCGTGGAGCGCGAGCGGGCGCTGTTTGCGGGGCGATAA
- a CDS encoding TetR/AcrR family transcriptional regulator produces the protein MRYSREHKQETHDRIVKKASVRLREKGAHGIGVADLMKEAGLTHGGFYAHFDSREALVIEAFAYAMDRSMEHWRKQSDQVAPEKQLAQIVETYLSALHRDNPGHGCSIPALGAEIARESPKTRKAFSGKLDEMVEMMTDFIPNLPRKAARKQAIATLATMAGTMLLARIAGSSELSDEVLKAGKDSALEGARREPAKSAPARKKQN, from the coding sequence ATGCGCTATTCTCGGGAACACAAGCAGGAAACCCACGACCGCATCGTGAAGAAGGCCTCGGTGCGACTGCGCGAAAAGGGGGCCCACGGCATCGGTGTTGCCGACCTCATGAAAGAGGCGGGCCTGACCCATGGCGGGTTCTACGCCCATTTCGATTCCCGCGAGGCGCTGGTGATCGAGGCGTTCGCCTACGCCATGGACCGCTCGATGGAGCACTGGCGCAAGCAGTCCGATCAGGTCGCGCCCGAGAAGCAGCTCGCCCAGATCGTCGAGACCTATCTCTCCGCACTTCACCGCGATAATCCCGGCCACGGCTGCTCGATCCCCGCGCTCGGCGCCGAGATCGCCCGCGAGAGCCCGAAGACGCGAAAAGCCTTTTCCGGCAAGCTCGACGAGATGGTCGAGATGATGACCGATTTCATCCCCAATTTGCCGCGCAAGGCCGCGCGCAAACAGGCGATCGCCACGCTGGCCACGATGGCCGGCACCATGCTGCTGGCGCGCATTGCGGGCTCCAGTGAGCTGTCGGATGAGGTGTTGAAGGCGGGTAAGGACAGCGCGCTGGAGGGCGCGCGCCGTGAGCCTGCGAAGTCTGCACCGGCGAGGAAGAAGCAGAACTAG
- a CDS encoding PaaI family thioesterase: protein MTDSAQLDLFSPAQRRERVVDWQVPAPVAKVAMGLSGIDAMLGIRDGRLPPPPFAKLIGFVMAVVEPGRIVMELEPREDLENTIGLLHGATAAALLDTAMGCAISTRLEAGQGSVTLDLKMTFLRPLSVRSGLISAEGKIIKLGRQTSYTEGFVRDGKGALAVHATATFSMIGNNFTGN from the coding sequence ATGACCGATTCCGCTCAACTCGACCTTTTTTCGCCGGCGCAGCGCCGCGAGCGCGTGGTGGACTGGCAGGTGCCTGCGCCCGTTGCAAAGGTGGCGATGGGCTTGTCTGGCATCGACGCCATGCTGGGCATCCGTGATGGCCGACTGCCCCCGCCGCCGTTCGCGAAGCTGATCGGCTTCGTCATGGCCGTGGTCGAGCCGGGCCGGATCGTGATGGAACTGGAGCCGCGCGAGGATCTCGAAAATACCATCGGCCTCCTGCATGGGGCGACCGCCGCGGCGCTCCTCGACACCGCCATGGGCTGCGCGATTTCGACGCGGCTGGAGGCAGGGCAGGGGTCGGTTACCCTCGACCTGAAGATGACCTTCCTGCGTCCGCTCTCGGTCCGTTCGGGACTGATCTCGGCCGAAGGCAAGATCATCAAGCTGGGGCGCCAGACCAGCTACACCGAAGGCTTTGTGCGCGACGGCAAGGGCGCCCTCGCAGTCCATGCAACTGCAACCTTTTCCATGATCGGCAACAATTTTACCGGGAATTAA
- a CDS encoding enoyl-CoA hydratase, with amino-acid sequence MEMLNNHCGVTRDARGVVHVAICNAGSLNILGSPVTDAVREGLQQLATDRGIRILVLRGQSEKSMIGGADIKEMAKLDQKSAEAFISRLRDLCEAVRQFPAPVIARMPGWCLGGGLEVAAACDFRIATHDAHFGMPEVRVGIPSVIHAALLPRLIGWARARWLVMTAENIDAPTALAWGLIDKIAPAGGLDAEIEHLVHALLECGPEALRSQKALLRQWEELPLTESVNLSVKVFGESFLTDEPTRLMQAFVNRKR; translated from the coding sequence ATGGAAATGCTCAACAATCACTGCGGCGTGACGCGCGATGCGCGCGGCGTCGTCCATGTCGCGATCTGCAATGCCGGATCGCTCAACATTCTGGGCTCGCCCGTGACCGATGCGGTGCGCGAAGGCCTGCAACAACTCGCCACTGATCGCGGCATTCGAATCCTGGTGCTGCGCGGCCAAAGCGAAAAGAGCATGATCGGGGGCGCCGACATCAAGGAGATGGCGAAGCTCGACCAGAAATCGGCCGAGGCGTTCATCAGCCGCCTGCGTGACCTCTGCGAAGCCGTACGCCAATTCCCTGCCCCCGTGATCGCACGCATGCCCGGCTGGTGCCTCGGTGGCGGGCTCGAAGTGGCTGCCGCCTGCGACTTCCGTATCGCCACACATGATGCGCATTTCGGCATGCCCGAGGTTCGCGTCGGCATACCCTCGGTCATCCACGCTGCCCTGCTGCCGCGCCTGATCGGCTGGGCCCGCGCGCGCTGGCTGGTGATGACCGCGGAAAACATCGACGCGCCGACGGCGCTGGCCTGGGGCCTGATCGACAAGATCGCGCCGGCCGGCGGACTGGATGCCGAGATCGAGCACCTCGTGCACGCGCTGCTCGAATGCGGCCCCGAAGCGCTGCGATCGCAGAAGGCATTGCTGCGACAGTGGGAGGAACTGCCGCTGACGGAGTCGGTGAACCTCAGCGTCAAAGTCTTCGGCGAGTCATTCCTGACCGACGAGCCGACGCGGCTGATGCAGGCGTTCGTGAACCGGAAGCGGTGA
- a CDS encoding acetyl-CoA C-acyltransferase, producing MAEAADPVVIVSAARTPLGRFMGELSPLAAHKLGSHVINAALERAKLAPEKVDEVFMGCVLPAGQGQAPARQAARGAGLPDATGATTVNKVCGSGMKATMLAHDIIRAGSAEIVVSGGMESMSNAPYLLAKARGGYRAGHDRIIDHMMMDGLEDAYETGRSMGDFGEATAEAYQFTRKDQDAYAMETLSRARKAVEGGAFKAEIAPITLTEKAGPRIVANDEHPLKVDPAKIPGLKPAFRANGTITPAASSANADGAAALVLTKRSLADRNGLPALAEIKGHATHSQEPQWFTTAPIPAIRKLLDKVGWSAGDVDLFEINEAFAVVAMAAQRDLGIPREKLNINGGACALGHPIGATGARLIVTLLHALEANNLKRGVAALCIGGGEATAIAVERLAH from the coding sequence ATGGCCGAAGCAGCCGATCCCGTCGTCATCGTCTCCGCCGCCCGCACCCCGCTCGGCCGCTTCATGGGCGAATTGTCGCCGCTCGCAGCGCATAAGCTCGGATCGCACGTGATCAATGCGGCGCTGGAACGCGCCAAGCTCGCGCCCGAGAAGGTCGACGAAGTCTTCATGGGCTGCGTGCTGCCGGCCGGCCAGGGGCAGGCGCCCGCGCGCCAGGCGGCACGTGGCGCCGGCCTGCCCGATGCCACCGGCGCGACCACCGTCAACAAGGTCTGCGGCTCCGGCATGAAGGCAACCATGCTGGCGCACGACATCATCCGCGCCGGTTCGGCCGAGATCGTCGTCTCCGGTGGCATGGAGAGCATGAGCAACGCGCCGTATCTGCTGGCCAAAGCACGCGGCGGCTATCGCGCCGGCCACGACCGCATCATCGACCACATGATGATGGACGGTCTGGAGGACGCGTACGAGACCGGCCGCTCCATGGGCGATTTCGGCGAAGCCACGGCCGAAGCCTACCAGTTCACCCGCAAGGACCAGGACGCCTACGCGATGGAAACGCTGAGCCGCGCGCGCAAGGCGGTCGAGGGCGGCGCGTTCAAGGCGGAGATCGCGCCGATCACACTGACCGAGAAGGCCGGGCCGCGCATCGTCGCCAATGACGAGCATCCGCTGAAGGTGGATCCCGCTAAAATTCCCGGACTGAAGCCGGCGTTCCGCGCCAATGGCACGATCACGCCCGCAGCCTCCTCCGCAAACGCCGACGGCGCCGCCGCGCTGGTCCTGACCAAGCGCTCGCTTGCCGATCGTAACGGGCTGCCTGCACTCGCCGAGATCAAGGGCCATGCCACGCATAGCCAGGAGCCGCAATGGTTCACCACGGCGCCGATCCCGGCGATCCGCAAGCTGCTCGACAAGGTCGGCTGGAGCGCCGGTGACGTCGACCTGTTCGAGATCAACGAAGCCTTCGCTGTCGTCGCGATGGCGGCGCAGCGCGATCTCGGCATTCCCCGCGAGAAGCTGAACATCAATGGCGGCGCCTGCGCACTCGGTCATCCCATCGGTGCCACCGGCGCCCGACTGATCGTGACGCTGTTGCATGCGCTCGAGGCCAACAACCTCAAGCGCGGCGTCGCGGCACTCTGTATCGGCGGCGGCGAAGCCACTGCAATCGCGGTGGAGCGTCTCGCGCACTAG
- a CDS encoding MFS transporter: protein MISNWLSAALGRRNIHYGWVMVGVTFFAALISAGTVGAPGVFIVPLQKEFGWSTAEISSALSIRFILFGLMAPFAAALLNRYGLRNVTLTAQLIVVSALVASLGMTQVWQLVALWGVVIGIGTGMTALVLGATIATRWFAARRGLVVGIMTASVATGQLVFLPLLASMTERYGWRLALGFVCIMLGVSAAAVLLIMRDRPSDLGLRPFGDEGTEPLPAPPVNHGSITGVALGTLRDASKSSAFWILFATFFVCGASTNGLVQVHLIPMCLDFGIPQVQAASLLAAMGIFDFFGTIMSGWLSDRYDNRYLLFWYYGLRGLSLIFLPFSDFSFYGLSIFAMFYGLDWIATVPPTVRLTAQKFGPERANLVFGWIFAGHQLGAGTAAFGAGLSRTLLQSYLPAFFVAGALCVFASLIVLALSRQPKPQAKPAMA, encoded by the coding sequence ATGATCTCGAACTGGCTTTCGGCCGCGCTCGGCCGTCGCAACATCCACTACGGTTGGGTGATGGTCGGCGTGACCTTCTTCGCCGCTCTGATCAGCGCCGGCACGGTCGGCGCGCCCGGCGTGTTCATCGTTCCCTTGCAGAAGGAGTTCGGCTGGAGCACGGCGGAGATCTCATCTGCGCTTTCAATCCGCTTCATCCTGTTTGGATTGATGGCACCGTTCGCAGCCGCCCTCCTCAACCGCTACGGTCTGCGCAATGTCACGCTGACCGCGCAGCTCATCGTCGTCTCGGCGCTGGTGGCCTCGCTCGGCATGACGCAGGTCTGGCAGCTCGTGGCGCTGTGGGGCGTGGTGATCGGCATCGGCACCGGCATGACCGCACTGGTGCTCGGCGCCACCATCGCGACGCGCTGGTTCGCGGCGCGGCGTGGCCTCGTTGTCGGCATCATGACCGCGAGCGTCGCCACCGGCCAACTCGTGTTCCTGCCGCTGCTGGCAAGCATGACCGAGCGTTACGGCTGGCGCCTGGCGCTCGGCTTCGTCTGTATCATGCTCGGCGTTTCCGCAGCGGCGGTCCTGCTCATCATGCGCGACCGGCCGAGCGATCTGGGCCTGCGTCCGTTCGGCGACGAAGGCACCGAGCCCCTGCCCGCGCCACCGGTGAACCACGGCTCGATCACGGGCGTGGCGCTCGGCACGCTGCGCGACGCCTCGAAGTCGAGCGCGTTCTGGATCTTGTTTGCGACCTTCTTCGTCTGCGGCGCCTCGACCAACGGCCTCGTGCAGGTGCATCTGATTCCGATGTGCCTCGACTTCGGCATCCCGCAGGTGCAGGCGGCGAGCCTGCTGGCAGCGATGGGCATCTTCGACTTTTTCGGCACCATCATGTCGGGCTGGCTGTCGGACCGCTATGACAATCGCTACCTGCTGTTCTGGTACTACGGTCTGCGCGGGCTCTCGCTGATCTTCCTGCCGTTCAGCGATTTCTCCTTCTACGGCCTGTCGATCTTCGCGATGTTCTACGGTCTCGACTGGATTGCCACAGTGCCGCCGACGGTGCGGCTGACCGCGCAGAAATTCGGACCCGAACGCGCCAATCTGGTGTTCGGCTGGATCTTCGCCGGCCACCAGCTCGGCGCCGGCACCGCCGCCTTCGGTGCGGGCCTGTCGCGGACGCTGCTGCAGAGCTACCTGCCCGCCTTCTTCGTGGCCGGCGCACTCTGCGTGTTCGCCTCGCTGATCGTGCTGGCACTGTCGCGACAGCCAAAACCGCAAGCAAAACCGGCGATGGCCTAG